Proteins encoded together in one Sceloporus undulatus isolate JIND9_A2432 ecotype Alabama chromosome 4, SceUnd_v1.1, whole genome shotgun sequence window:
- the MED20 gene encoding mediator of RNA polymerase II transcription subunit 20 isoform X1, with the protein MYVMHNSEYPLSCFALFENGPCLIADANFDVLMVKLKGFFQNAKANKIESRGTRYQYCDFLIKVGTVTMGPSARGISVEVEYCPCVVANDCWNLLMEFMQSFMGNHAPGIPSVFGNKHDSIYSPGDTMVQYMELFNKIRKQQQVPIAGIR; encoded by the exons ATGTACGTGATGCACAATTCTGAATATCCCCTCAGCTGTTTCGCTCTCTTTGAAAATGGCCCCTGCCTCATAGCAGATGCCAACTTTGACGTCCTTATGGTGAAACTAaaaggcttctttcaaaatgccaAAGCAAATAAGATAGAGAGCCGGGGTACCCGGTACCAGTACTGTGATTTCTTGATAAAAGTTGGCACTGTTACTATGGGACCCAGCGCTCGTGGAATATCTGTGGAG GTGGAATACTGTCCATGTGTGGTGGCCAATGACTGTTGGAACCTGCTAATGGAGTTCATGCAAAGCTTCATGGGAAATCATGCCCCTGGAATCCCTTCTGTGTTTGGCAATAAGCACGACAGCATCTACAGCCCAGGTGATACGATGGTACAATACATGGAACTCTTCAACAAGATCCGCAAGCAGCAGCAGGTGCCTATTGCAGGGATCAGATGA
- the MED20 gene encoding mediator of RNA polymerase II transcription subunit 20 isoform X2 has translation MGVTCVSQMPIAEGKNVPQTVEILTRKLELLGAEKQGTFCVDCETYHTAASTMGNQGQTAKLMYVMHNSEYPLSCFALFENGPCLIADANFDVLMVKLKGFFQNAKANKIESRGTRYQYCDFLIKVGTVTMGPSARGISVEVEYCPCVVANDCWNLLMEFMQSFMGNHAPGIPSVFGNKHDSIYSPGDTMVQYMELFNKIRKQQQVPIAGIR, from the exons TGTGTCTCAGATGCCCATAGCGGAGGGGAAGAATGTCCCTCAAACAGTTgaaatcttaacaagaaaactGGAACTACTTGGAGCAGAGAAGCAAGGAACGTTCTGTGTTGACTGTGAAACATACCACACTGCAGCCTCCACAATGGGCAATCAAG GGCAGACTGCCAAGCTGATGTACGTGATGCACAATTCTGAATATCCCCTCAGCTGTTTCGCTCTCTTTGAAAATGGCCCCTGCCTCATAGCAGATGCCAACTTTGACGTCCTTATGGTGAAACTAaaaggcttctttcaaaatgccaAAGCAAATAAGATAGAGAGCCGGGGTACCCGGTACCAGTACTGTGATTTCTTGATAAAAGTTGGCACTGTTACTATGGGACCCAGCGCTCGTGGAATATCTGTGGAG GTGGAATACTGTCCATGTGTGGTGGCCAATGACTGTTGGAACCTGCTAATGGAGTTCATGCAAAGCTTCATGGGAAATCATGCCCCTGGAATCCCTTCTGTGTTTGGCAATAAGCACGACAGCATCTACAGCCCAGGTGATACGATGGTACAATACATGGAACTCTTCAACAAGATCCGCAAGCAGCAGCAGGTGCCTATTGCAGGGATCAGATGA